TTGGAAAGAAAGGAGCGATGAAATAAAATGAATGCAAAAAAAGCTGATAAATTAGCTGTAGGGATTCTCTATGGAATTTCAGGAATTATTGTTTTAATTTTATTTAGCCTGCTAGCCTTTATTTTATGGCGTGGAGTACCGCATCTTTCTTGGGAGTTTTTAACAAGTCCAGCCAAAACATTTACTAAAGGTGGCGGAATTGGGATTCAATTGTTTAACTCATTTTATTTGTTAATTTTAACTATGTTAATTAGTGTACCGATTTCATTAGGAGCAGGGATTTATTTATCAGAGTATGCAAAGAAAAACTGGATTACGGATGTCATTAGAACTGCAATTGAAGTTTTAAGTTCATTGCCATCAATTGTCGTAGGTTTATTCGGTTTCCTAATTTTTGTTGTGCAAATGGGATTTGGATTCTCCATACTTTCAGGGGCACTAGCATTAACTTTGTTTAACTTACCTTTACTAACTAGAACAGTCGAAGATTCTTTACGAGCAATTTCTCCAACGCAAAGAGAAGCGGGACTAGCCTTAGGATTGTCACGTTGGGAAACAGTCACAAAGATTATTACACCAGCAGCATTGCCAGGGATTTTAACTGGAATGATTTTAGCAGCAGGACGAGTTTTTGGTGAAGCAGCAGCTTTGATTTATACAGCTGGACAAAGCGCACCAGCTTTAGATTTCAGCAATTGGAATCCACTTTATATTTCAAGTCCTTTAAATCCAATGCGACCAGCGGAAACTTTGGCCGTGCATATTTGGAAAGTAAATAGTGAAGGCATTATGCCAGATGCAGCTGCTGTCTCTGCAGGTGCATCAGCAGTCTTAATTATTTCTGTATTACTATTTAACTTCCTAGCTCGTTTCTTAGGTAAATGGATTCATAAGAAAGCAACATCTGCTTAAGATAGTAGTGAGCCGACTCGTAGAGAAAAAGATAAAAATTCGAGAGGACAAAAAGCGTCCTATCAATTTTTCCTATTTTCTTTCCGGAGCTAAACGGCTCAACAAACTTTTTATCAAGGCCAGTTCTTATGAGCCAGTCCCTCGGAAAAAAGATAAATTCC
This Carnobacterium maltaromaticum DSM 20342 DNA region includes the following protein-coding sequences:
- the pstA gene encoding phosphate ABC transporter permease PstA; this encodes MNAKKADKLAVGILYGISGIIVLILFSLLAFILWRGVPHLSWEFLTSPAKTFTKGGGIGIQLFNSFYLLILTMLISVPISLGAGIYLSEYAKKNWITDVIRTAIEVLSSLPSIVVGLFGFLIFVVQMGFGFSILSGALALTLFNLPLLTRTVEDSLRAISPTQREAGLALGLSRWETVTKIITPAALPGILTGMILAAGRVFGEAAALIYTAGQSAPALDFSNWNPLYISSPLNPMRPAETLAVHIWKVNSEGIMPDAAAVSAGASAVLIISVLLFNFLARFLGKWIHKKATSA